One part of the Lotus japonicus ecotype B-129 chromosome 2, LjGifu_v1.2 genome encodes these proteins:
- the LOC130736340 gene encoding proline-rich receptor-like protein kinase PERK10, which translates to MLQANKPSASSTPIILPYHSETSEPQAFEQQTSAPQASEPQDSDKTTTNPQSRHPSDRDNLSPTPSVSFPTNVPFSSPSNKSEASRKFFQIAREMLSEIPEHFINVPSPRHYPGPRPKPLVPPDFPIQAVPLSSMPPPPPPHPPSPPHENDESVSNHSPDNTQNPETETLQPNPKTNNSAPQTLQIGSPSEVASSNHSSSPEPNLSLIPYTYSRPTTLLDCINAFNHEASLRISNVHGRTDLSASPDLVVEEW; encoded by the coding sequence atgcttcaAGCCAACAAACCCTCTGCCTCCTCTACACCTATCATTCTTCCATACCATtcagaaacctctgaaccacaagCCTTTGAACAACAAACCTCTGcaccacaagcctctgaacctcaaGACTCTGATAAAACCACTACCAATCCACAGTCACGTCATCCATCTGATCGTGACAATCTCTCTCCTACTCCATCTGTATCCTTTCCCACAAATGTTCCATTTTCTTCTCCATCCAACAAGTCAGAAGCCTCTAGGaaattctttcaaattgctAGAGAAATGCTCTCTGAAATCCCTGAGCATTTCATCAATGTTCCTAGTCCTCGCCACTACCCTGGACCTAGGCCAAAACCTCTAGTTCCTCCTGATTTCCCCATCCAAGCAGTTCCTCTATCCTCaatgcctcctcctcctcctcctcatcctccttctcctcctcatgAGAATGATGAGTCAGTCTCCAACCATTCACCAGATAACACACAGAATCCTGAGACTGAAACTCTTCAACCAAACCCTAAGACCAATAACTCTGCACCTCAGACTCTGCAGATTGGCTCTCCCTCTGAAGTTGCCAGCAGCAACCACTCCTCAtcacctgaaccaaacctttcccTTATTCCCTACACTTACTCTAGACCAACCACCCTCCTTGACTGCATCAAtgcatttaatcatgaagcatcattaagGATCAGCAAcgtgcatggtcgcactgacctaaGTGCAAGTCCAGACCTGGTTGTTGAAGAATGGTAA